GTTCCGCATGGAGCGTATTGAACCGTATATGGACCGGCTCTCCGGTCGCATCACCATAACGATTGGCATTCCCCTTTGAATCAGTAACCGTCAGGTCGCCAACTTTAATCATATGCGACAGTACAGTACGCAGCATTCTATGCATGAGCCCCATCCCCTTTTTTAGAGATTGAAGCAAGTGCAACATCCATGCGGTTGCATGGCAGGCGACCTGTTGCCTTAGCGGCCGCACTGTCATCAGATTTCAGGCAATTCCCATTCGGTCAATTGGCCTATGGCTTATCGCCTGAGCAAACGCGGACGTTTCCGTCGGCACTCTCTCCAATCCAATACTAATATGCAGAATAGGGAGTTTTTTTAATCTGAAAAGAGAAAATGTCCGGCGGAGACCGCCGGACATTATCATATAAAGTTTACCACCGTGGGAAAGCCTGCCTTTAAGGCCAGCATTCACGGGCTAAAAGAGGGCTAATTAAGCCTGATCTTCTGCTTCTTCGTCTTCGTCGAAGATTTCTTCAGCAAGTGGAGCTTCTTCGATGCCGTAGATCGCTTCGATCGAGGTCAGGTCTTCACCCTTTGCCTGACGTTCAGCTTCTTCGTTCGAACGAGCGATGTTTACGGAAACCGTAACTTCGACTTCAGGATGCAGGGAAATTACGATTTCATGAATGCCAATGGCCTTGATCGGCTGCTTCAGTTCAACCTGGTTGCGGTGCAGGTTGAAGCCATTAGCCGTAACGATTTCAGCGATATCACGGGTCGAAACCGAACCGTAAAGCTGACCGGTTTCACCAGCCGAGCGAACAACGATGAACGATTCGCCGTTGAGCTTAGCTGCAACTGCTTCAGCTTCGTTCTTGCGCTCAAGGTTCTGAGCTTCGAGCTGTGCGCGCTGGCCTTCGAACTTCTTGCGGTTTGCTTCGTTGGCACGAAGAGCTTTGCCCTGTGGCAGAAGGAAGTTACGGGCAAAACCGTCCTTGACCTTTACAGTGTCGCCCATCTGACCGAGGCGGGCGATGCGTTCCAGAAGAATAACGTCCATTTGAGTTTCCTTTCGAGATTTAAATACGGATTTACTGGTTGTCGGCTTCCGGCATTTTCGAGATTGGCGCGCCGCGCGATGTATCGAAAAGGCCAAAAACCATGAAGACGAAAAGCAGGAATGCGAACAAAATGATCGCAACGTAAACGAGCCACAGA
This genomic stretch from Brucella pseudogrignonensis harbors:
- the rplI gene encoding 50S ribosomal protein L9 translates to MDVILLERIARLGQMGDTVKVKDGFARNFLLPQGKALRANEANRKKFEGQRAQLEAQNLERKNEAEAVAAKLNGESFIVVRSAGETGQLYGSVSTRDIAEIVTANGFNLHRNQVELKQPIKAIGIHEIVISLHPEVEVTVSVNIARSNEEAERQAKGEDLTSIEAIYGIEEAPLAEEIFDEDEEAEDQA